The Brasilonema sennae CENA114 genome includes a region encoding these proteins:
- a CDS encoding creatininase family protein: MLLHLSTWQEVEAYLQQSRGIIFPIGSTEQHGPTGLIGTDAICAEAIARGVGEATQAIVGPTINVGMALHHTAFPGSISLRPSTMILVLRDYITCLAKAGFTKFYFINGHGGNIATLKAAFSEIYAHLEDIQIPNAQRVQCQVGNWFMCGSVYKLAKELYGDQEGSHATPSEVAVTQFVYPEAIKQAPLSKEVGTGHRIYGAADFRQKYPDGRMGSNPALATPEHGKQLYELAVKELSNGYLEFLNAD, translated from the coding sequence ATGTTATTGCATTTAAGCACCTGGCAGGAAGTCGAGGCTTATCTCCAACAGTCTAGGGGTATTATTTTCCCTATTGGTTCCACAGAACAACACGGACCTACAGGATTAATTGGGACAGATGCGATTTGTGCGGAGGCGATCGCTCGTGGTGTGGGTGAAGCGACTCAAGCAATAGTAGGTCCGACAATTAATGTGGGCATGGCATTACACCATACTGCTTTTCCTGGTAGTATAAGTCTGCGTCCCAGCACGATGATTCTAGTGCTGCGAGACTACATCACCTGTTTAGCTAAAGCTGGTTTTACAAAATTTTACTTTATCAACGGACACGGCGGTAACATAGCTACCCTCAAGGCTGCTTTTTCTGAAATATACGCCCACTTGGAAGATATACAAATTCCCAACGCGCAACGAGTCCAATGCCAAGTTGGTAACTGGTTTATGTGCGGTTCAGTTTACAAGTTAGCAAAGGAATTATATGGGGATCAAGAAGGTTCCCATGCAACACCAAGCGAAGTTGCAGTGACTCAATTTGTGTATCCAGAAGCGATAAAGCAAGCACCTCTTTCAAAAGAAGTTGGTACTGGACACAGAATTTATGGTGCTGCTGACTTCCGCCAGAAATATCCAGATGGCAGAATGGGTTCAAATCCGGCTTTGGCGACACCTGAACATGGGAAACAGTTATATGAGTTGGCGGTGAAAGAACTTAGCAATGGGTATTTGGAGTTTTTGAACGCAGATTGA
- a CDS encoding cupin domain-containing protein, which translates to MEINVEHQPSIEQLNELGVFKWEIWTKEVSKFPWTYDTQETCYFLEGDVIVTPEGGESVQMGKGDLVTFPAGMSCTWDITSDVKKHYCFDE; encoded by the coding sequence ATGGAGATTAACGTAGAACATCAACCGAGCATTGAGCAGCTTAACGAACTGGGTGTGTTCAAATGGGAGATTTGGACAAAGGAAGTTTCAAAGTTCCCTTGGACTTATGACACTCAAGAAACATGCTATTTTTTAGAAGGTGATGTCATCGTTACACCTGAAGGCGGCGAATCAGTGCAGATGGGTAAAGGTGATTTGGTCACTTTCCCGGCTGGAATGTCCTGCACTTGGGATATTACAAGCGATGTCAAGAAACACTACTGTTTTGATGAGTAA
- a CDS encoding Mo-dependent nitrogenase C-terminal domain-containing protein, whose protein sequence is MTALKTPNRGQRIFFPGFVHSELQAHQTLNPNQIAQPKVDLLQPLRRKLDSLEIKNPKLAKFLARMIPAQCPFERDILLFGRKIAHIPPMCKINPLYDELVGLRFRALCYLADVCGEDIQSYC, encoded by the coding sequence ATGACTGCTCTCAAAACTCCAAATCGTGGTCAACGTATTTTCTTCCCTGGTTTTGTTCATTCTGAGTTGCAAGCTCATCAAACACTCAATCCAAATCAAATAGCTCAACCGAAAGTTGATTTACTTCAACCATTGCGTCGTAAGCTTGATTCTTTAGAAATTAAAAATCCGAAATTGGCGAAGTTTCTTGCAAGAATGATCCCGGCTCAATGCCCTTTTGAGCGAGATATCCTGCTGTTTGGTCGCAAAATTGCCCACATTCCCCCAATGTGCAAGATAAATCCGCTGTACGACGAACTTGTGGGATTACGTTTTCGTGCTTTGTGTTATTTGGCTGATGTTTGCGGTGAGGATATTCAATCTTACTGTTAA